From Verrucomicrobiota bacterium, one genomic window encodes:
- a CDS encoding cytochrome c: MKTVVLPFLAVLVFAPFGQAEDAKALYKSRCASCHGPTGAGRPALKGSSLLTSECKKQTDEQLADAIAKGPKSKSSHAYEMKGLTRDQIHLLVQHVRELQKASP; encoded by the coding sequence ATGAAGACTGTGGTGCTTCCCTTCTTGGCGGTACTCGTGTTTGCCCCATTCGGTCAGGCGGAGGACGCCAAGGCCCTCTACAAGAGCAGATGTGCGAGCTGCCATGGCCCCACCGGCGCTGGAAGGCCCGCCCTCAAAGGAAGCAGCTTGCTGACCAGTGAATGCAAGAAGCAGACCGACGAGCAGCTAGCGGATGCGATTGCCAAGGGGCCTAAATCCAAGAGCAGTCACGCATATGAGATGAAGGGTCTGACGAGAGATCAGATCCATCTGCTCGTCCAGCACGTGCGCGAGTTGCAGAAGGCATCGCCGTGA